The Lacipirellula parvula genome window below encodes:
- the dnaX gene encoding DNA polymerase III subunit gamma/tau — MNESPSPSNADTGGEYVVVARRYRPQAFDQLVGQEHVAKALKGAIESDRVGHAYLFTGARGVGKTSSARILAKALNCERGTSAYPCGECEVCQSIASGDDVDVLEIDGASNRGIDEIRQLRQNVAVRPARARFKIYIIDEVHMLTKEAFNALLKTLEEPPEHVKFIFATTEANKIPITILSRCQRYDFAGIEPTAIHKRLSEIATNEGVEVESDALQIIAMRAAGSMRDSQSLLEQLLSTGSRQISTKDVTELLGLAPAARLTRLVEPLVNRDAAAALAELDAAIVEGAEVGQLIDQLLGYFRDAMTQAVGCDASQLLYALPTQREEMLSVGQRLGVQTLLAVSQVLDQTAARLRVSTQVRTLAEMALVRICHLQNLDEIAALIEQLKGGEALPVRAAASAAPVGSAAALGAKKNEIASPAMPMAAKPPAPLVNVAPVEVARAVDRPPAESVASVRPNAAEDYSRAEPGVRESAEPDAGAGRRTAEAERPESVAQPAAVSAPPTSAGPVRIDAAAAERIWREALEQLEAISGVVAASAHEATRISADAQGRLVVSFPESKKYMRETCLRPQNLSKLDAVLEQICGGRVPLTLTTHADPAGSGPAAAAASRPNPKQQQADAAADPFVKRAVELFDADADRLRYVAPRVDGPAN, encoded by the coding sequence ATGAACGAGTCGCCGTCACCTTCGAACGCAGACACTGGCGGCGAATATGTCGTCGTCGCGCGACGGTATCGGCCGCAGGCGTTTGATCAGCTCGTCGGGCAAGAGCATGTCGCCAAGGCGCTCAAGGGCGCCATCGAGAGCGACCGCGTCGGGCATGCCTACCTCTTCACCGGCGCGCGCGGGGTCGGCAAGACTTCCTCCGCCCGCATTCTGGCGAAGGCCCTCAACTGCGAGCGAGGCACGTCGGCTTACCCGTGCGGCGAGTGCGAGGTTTGCCAGAGCATTGCCAGCGGCGACGACGTCGACGTGCTCGAGATCGACGGCGCCAGCAATCGCGGCATCGACGAGATTCGCCAACTGCGGCAGAACGTTGCCGTGCGGCCGGCGCGGGCGCGGTTCAAGATCTACATCATCGACGAAGTCCACATGCTGACGAAGGAGGCGTTCAACGCCCTCCTGAAGACGCTCGAAGAGCCGCCGGAGCATGTGAAGTTCATTTTCGCCACGACCGAAGCGAACAAGATCCCGATCACGATCCTCTCGCGGTGCCAGCGGTACGACTTCGCGGGGATCGAGCCGACGGCGATTCACAAGCGGCTGAGCGAGATCGCGACGAACGAAGGGGTCGAGGTAGAGTCTGACGCGCTACAGATCATCGCGATGCGGGCGGCGGGGTCGATGCGCGACAGCCAGTCACTGCTCGAGCAATTGCTGTCGACCGGCAGCCGGCAGATTTCGACGAAGGACGTCACCGAACTGCTCGGCCTAGCGCCGGCGGCGCGGCTGACGCGGCTCGTTGAACCGCTCGTGAATCGTGACGCGGCGGCGGCGCTCGCGGAACTTGACGCGGCGATCGTCGAGGGCGCCGAGGTGGGGCAGCTGATTGATCAGCTACTCGGGTACTTCCGCGATGCGATGACGCAGGCCGTTGGATGCGACGCGAGCCAACTGCTGTATGCGTTGCCAACGCAGCGGGAGGAGATGCTGAGCGTCGGGCAGCGACTCGGCGTGCAGACGCTGCTGGCGGTTTCGCAGGTGCTTGATCAGACGGCCGCGCGGCTGCGCGTGAGCACGCAGGTGCGGACGTTGGCCGAGATGGCGCTAGTGCGGATTTGCCATTTGCAGAATCTCGATGAGATTGCGGCGCTGATTGAGCAGCTCAAGGGGGGCGAGGCGCTGCCGGTGCGGGCGGCGGCGAGCGCGGCTCCTGTGGGGAGCGCTGCGGCGCTGGGCGCAAAAAAAAACGAGATAGCTAGCCCGGCGATGCCTATGGCAGCCAAGCCACCGGCTCCGCTGGTGAATGTCGCGCCGGTTGAGGTGGCTCGCGCGGTGGATCGTCCACCGGCGGAGTCGGTGGCTTCTGTGAGGCCCAACGCCGCGGAGGATTACTCCCGAGCGGAGCCCGGGGTTAGGGAAAGTGCGGAGCCTGACGCTGGGGCGGGAAGGCGGACCGCTGAAGCGGAGCGCCCCGAGAGCGTGGCTCAGCCTGCGGCAGTGAGTGCGCCGCCGACTTCTGCGGGACCGGTGCGGATTGATGCTGCTGCAGCGGAGCGGATTTGGCGCGAGGCGCTCGAACAGCTCGAAGCGATCTCCGGCGTCGTCGCGGCGTCGGCGCACGAAGCGACGCGGATCAGCGCGGATGCTCAGGGGCGGCTCGTCGTGAGCTTTCCCGAAAGCAAAAAATACATGCGCGAGACCTGCCTGCGGCCGCAGAATCTCAGCAAGCTCGACGCGGTGCTCGAACAGATTTGCGGCGGCCGCGTGCCGCTGACGTTGACGACGCACGCCGACCCTGCCGGTTCAGGCCCGGCAGCCGCCGCTGCTTCGCGGCCAAATCCGAAACAGCAGCAAGCCGACGCGGCGGCCGACCCGTTCGTGAAGCGCGCGGTAGAATTGTTCGACGCCGACGCGGATCGGTTGCGTTACGTGGCGCCGCGCGTCGACGGGCCGGCGAATTAA
- a CDS encoding YbaB/EbfC family nucleoid-associated protein, with the protein MFKGLENLANLPGLIKQAQEMGSKMQQLTAELKTKRVTGSAGGGLVEVDANGLGEALAVRIDPSLIAKQDRELLEDLLPAAINAAQQKAKELHAEQMQSLAGGMNIPGLSDALGGLGNMQPPE; encoded by the coding sequence ATGTTCAAAGGCTTAGAAAATCTCGCCAACCTGCCGGGGCTGATCAAGCAAGCGCAGGAGATGGGGAGCAAGATGCAGCAGCTCACCGCGGAGCTGAAGACGAAGCGCGTCACCGGTTCGGCGGGGGGCGGGCTCGTCGAGGTCGACGCCAACGGGTTGGGCGAGGCGCTCGCGGTGCGGATCGACCCGTCGCTCATCGCGAAGCAAGACCGCGAGTTGCTCGAAGATTTGCTGCCGGCGGCGATTAACGCGGCCCAGCAGAAGGCGAAGGAACTTCACGCCGAGCAAATGCAATCCCTCGCGGGCGGGATGAATATTCCGGGACTGTCCGACGCCCTGGGCGGTTTGGGCAACATGCAGCCGCCGGAATAG
- the rpoN gene encoding RNA polymerase factor sigma-54, giving the protein MRLSLGQSMQMAQKQVLAPRMIQSMEILQLPIIALQERIEQEMEDNPVLDQIEPSGEIEENGFEETLAVADGPDAPADTERELVVSENTNNEDDFERLLNMAENLPDDYEERSRPSRGEIEAEGDRRHDQMANMVARPESLQDYLDHQLSWFDLDEETRRMADRIIYNLDSNGYLKSPLEDLIPPAPPEVNGNAEAWRAQQLAMAERALAVVQRLDPPGVGARSLKECLLLQLTPGLLFYEELQVLIEHHLEDLENNRLPLISKKTGFSIETIQEAWEDLRTLKPKPGADFTETSAPAVTPDVFVEKNDEGKYAVHLEDGDLPSLYISPYYRRLLQESGTSAETRDYIKRKVNAAQWLIEAIEQRRSTLTRVSQAIVDHQTKFLDDGPDHIEPLKMQQIADKVGVHVTTVSRAVDDKWIQTPRGIFPLKRFFVGGTTGADGEEVAWDRVRLKLQEIIDGEDKTKPLSDDALVDELGKAGVTVARRTVTKYRKAMNIPSSRQRRDWSAEGK; this is encoded by the coding sequence ATGCGACTCTCCCTCGGCCAAAGCATGCAGATGGCCCAGAAGCAGGTGCTGGCGCCGCGGATGATCCAGTCGATGGAAATCCTACAACTGCCGATCATCGCGCTGCAGGAGCGGATCGAGCAGGAGATGGAAGACAACCCGGTGCTCGATCAGATCGAGCCGTCTGGTGAGATCGAAGAAAACGGTTTTGAAGAGACCCTTGCGGTCGCCGACGGACCAGATGCGCCGGCCGACACCGAGCGCGAGTTGGTCGTCAGCGAAAACACGAACAACGAGGATGACTTCGAACGTCTCCTCAACATGGCAGAGAATCTGCCGGATGATTACGAGGAGCGCAGCCGGCCGTCGCGCGGGGAGATCGAAGCCGAGGGGGACCGTCGTCACGATCAGATGGCGAACATGGTTGCCCGGCCCGAGTCGCTGCAGGATTATCTGGATCATCAGCTGAGCTGGTTCGATCTCGACGAAGAAACGCGGCGGATGGCCGACCGCATTATCTACAACCTCGACAGCAACGGTTACCTCAAGTCGCCGCTGGAGGATTTGATTCCGCCGGCGCCTCCCGAGGTGAACGGCAACGCCGAGGCGTGGCGTGCTCAGCAACTCGCGATGGCCGAACGGGCGCTCGCCGTGGTGCAGCGACTCGATCCGCCAGGCGTCGGGGCCCGCAGCTTGAAAGAGTGCTTGCTACTCCAATTGACGCCGGGGCTATTGTTCTACGAGGAACTGCAGGTGCTCATCGAGCATCATCTCGAAGACCTGGAGAACAACCGGCTGCCGCTGATCTCGAAGAAGACCGGCTTCTCGATCGAGACGATTCAAGAAGCGTGGGAAGACCTGCGGACGCTGAAGCCGAAGCCAGGCGCCGACTTCACCGAGACGAGCGCTCCGGCGGTGACGCCCGACGTGTTCGTCGAGAAGAACGACGAAGGCAAGTACGCCGTTCACCTCGAAGACGGCGATCTGCCGTCGCTCTACATCAGCCCCTACTACCGGCGGCTGCTGCAGGAGTCGGGGACCTCGGCCGAGACGCGTGATTACATCAAGCGGAAGGTGAACGCCGCGCAGTGGCTGATCGAAGCGATCGAGCAGCGCCGCAGCACGCTCACGCGAGTGTCGCAGGCGATCGTCGATCACCAGACGAAGTTCCTCGACGACGGCCCCGACCACATCGAACCGCTGAAGATGCAGCAGATTGCCGACAAGGTCGGCGTGCACGTCACGACGGTGAGCCGCGCGGTCGACGATAAGTGGATTCAAACGCCGCGCGGGATCTTCCCGCTGAAGCGGTTCTTCGTCGGCGGCACCACTGGCGCCGACGGCGAAGAAGTGGCGTGGGATCGCGTGCGGCTGAAGCTGCAGGAGATCATCGACGGTGAAGATAAGACGAAGCCGCTGTCGGATGACGCGCTGGTCGACGAACTCGGCAAGGCGGGCGTCACCGTGGCACGGCGGACCGTGACCAAGTATCGCAAGGCGATGAATATTCCCAGCAGCCGGCAGCGGCGAGATTGGTCGGCGGAGGGGAAGTAG
- a CDS encoding type II toxin-antitoxin system RelE/ParE family toxin, whose translation MKVRRLDITQDAENDLDGIFSFKPVAALHFVQRLRRRCLPLTKNPFVGEDCSEFGPGMRRLSYQSYLIFFRIDDDAVIVLRVVHGARDLTELF comes from the coding sequence TTGAAAGTACGGCGTCTGGATATCACGCAGGACGCCGAAAACGATCTGGACGGAATCTTCTCGTTTAAGCCTGTTGCAGCTCTGCACTTCGTGCAGCGTCTGAGACGCCGCTGCCTACCGCTGACCAAAAATCCATTCGTCGGCGAAGATTGCAGTGAGTTTGGCCCTGGCATGAGGCGGCTGAGCTATCAGAGCTACCTCATCTTCTTCCGTATCGACGATGACGCGGTGATCGTCCTCAGGGTTGTTCACGGCGCTCGCGACCTGACGGAGTTGTTCTGA
- a CDS encoding ribbon-helix-helix domain-containing protein → MLDNLSPEHSQYIAAAIASGRYQSEAEALNQAVHLLQRRDELRGMLEVAEKQIEAGLCKPAEEVFDRLEKRALELMRQQKEAS, encoded by the coding sequence ATGCTAGACAACCTCTCACCCGAGCATTCGCAGTACATTGCCGCAGCCATTGCCAGCGGGCGCTACCAAAGCGAAGCCGAAGCGCTTAATCAGGCGGTGCATCTGCTGCAACGCCGCGATGAGCTTCGAGGCATGCTTGAAGTCGCTGAAAAGCAGATCGAGGCCGGCCTCTGCAAACCCGCGGAGGAAGTCTTCGATCGACTTGAGAAACGCGCTCTTGAGCTGATGCGGCAGCAGAAAGAGGCCTCTTGA
- a CDS encoding PH domain-containing protein — translation MKCPACAAELPAEAAFCHKCGVAISSSVDQPAAAGGPAAAKRPRAAVPPTAGEDQEEVLWQGQFSKLAMLGAWIAGGAFTLVIIVIGFFASFTGGAWAIAAGAIVLVWIALVLRLLYLQLSLHYYLTNQRFIHERGLLWREVDRIETIDIDDVGVVQGPVERMLKIGSIRLRSSDASTPEFMIQGIENVRQVASLIDDARRKERRRRGMYIESV, via the coding sequence ATGAAATGCCCTGCCTGCGCCGCGGAGCTTCCCGCCGAAGCCGCCTTCTGCCACAAGTGCGGCGTCGCGATCAGCTCCTCCGTCGACCAACCAGCGGCAGCCGGCGGGCCCGCCGCCGCGAAGCGGCCGCGGGCTGCAGTTCCCCCCACGGCGGGGGAGGACCAAGAGGAAGTGTTGTGGCAGGGCCAATTCTCGAAGCTCGCGATGCTCGGCGCCTGGATCGCCGGCGGGGCGTTCACGCTCGTTATCATCGTCATCGGCTTCTTTGCTAGCTTCACCGGCGGCGCGTGGGCGATCGCCGCCGGCGCCATCGTGCTCGTCTGGATTGCGCTCGTCCTGCGGCTCCTCTACCTGCAGCTCAGCCTTCACTACTACCTCACGAACCAACGCTTCATCCACGAGCGCGGCCTGCTGTGGCGCGAAGTCGACCGCATCGAAACGATCGACATCGACGACGTCGGCGTCGTCCAAGGCCCCGTCGAGCGGATGCTGAAAATCGGCTCGATCCGCCTGCGCTCGAGCGACGCCTCGACGCCGGAATTCATGATCCAGGGGATCGAGAACGTCCGCCAAGTCGCGTCGCTGATCGACGATGCCCGCCGCAAAGAACGCCGCCGGCGGGGGATGTATATCGAATCGGTGTAG
- the nrdR gene encoding transcriptional regulator NrdR: MKCPFCRIDNDRVIDSRACQDGFSIRRRRECLSCKRRYTTYERIEETAIKVVKKDGSRVPFSRDKIKGGLERACWKRPISDRDIERTVAAIENDVYTTFDSEIESHRLGELVMDHLRDLDPVAFVRFASVYRQFADAGDFFDELRPFLTEARKTPR, encoded by the coding sequence ATGAAATGCCCCTTCTGTCGCATCGACAACGATCGTGTGATTGACTCGCGGGCTTGCCAGGATGGCTTCTCGATCCGTCGGCGGCGGGAATGCCTTTCTTGCAAGCGGCGGTACACCACGTACGAGCGGATCGAAGAGACCGCCATCAAGGTGGTGAAGAAGGATGGCTCGCGCGTTCCCTTCTCGCGCGACAAAATCAAAGGGGGCCTCGAACGCGCCTGCTGGAAGCGGCCGATTAGCGACCGCGACATCGAACGCACGGTGGCCGCGATTGAGAACGACGTTTATACGACGTTCGACAGCGAGATCGAGAGCCATCGGCTCGGCGAGTTGGTGATGGACCACTTGCGAGATCTCGATCCGGTGGCGTTCGTCCGCTTCGCGAGCGTCTATCGCCAATTCGCCGACGCGGGCGATTTCTTCGACGAATTGCGGCCATTTCTTACCGAAGCGCGGAAGACGCCGCGCTAA
- the mutS gene encoding DNA mismatch repair protein MutS, with protein sequence MALSPMMQQYHDAKQVAGDAILLFRMGDFYELFHEDAKTCARELGLSLTSRDKGENPIPMAGFPHHQLDQYLAKLIARGFRAAVCEQMEDPKQAKGIVKREVARIVSRGTVTDDSLLEPSTANFLLALAASPTKDACGLAWVDVSTGRFEATVTTAERLGDELARVAPVEILVREDAGELPGEWCEGRMITRRPTWAFSREAGDDALTRHFGAHSLDGFGFTDDDGPAIQAAGAVLDYLNETQKTSLGHIDRLIPYRRETRLEIDQATRRSLEISQTIRDGRREGSLLGVMDRTVTSMGARLLGEWLAAPLTDVAAIDSRLDAVGELHADPSFTGDLREALRSIYDIERLLARVTTGRATPRDLSFVARTLRCLPVVKAKLTGRKSARLSQLEERIDLCGDVREKLETALADDCPLNARDGGFVRPGFHAELDEQRELSKGGKQWIAAYQAEAIERTGIASMKVGFNNVFGYYLEITHAHRDKIPADFIRKQTLKNAERYVTPELKVHEEKVLAAEERAKDIEYDLFVELRETVAAAARRILATADALAEIDVLAGLAELARSRNYCRPTIVAEPRLELIAGRHPVLDATEAAGTFVPNDTSCEGRVASRELEPAGAELPPNNSHPATRHSILLITGPNMAGKSTYIRQTALLQLMAQVGSFVPAKSATVGVADRIFARVGASDDLARGRSTFMVEMTETARILNTATARSLVILDEIGRGTSTYDGLSLAWAVVEHLHDQIGCRTLFATHYHELTQLAKELPQLANFNVAVREWQDQVVFLHQIIPGAAEKSFGIHVAQLAGVPREVNQRAEQILASLEKGSAAASQNRAEDVELTRVDGSHAGANGVKRGRRRAGAQLQMTLFEAAEHPLLELIRGVDLDATSPRDAMKLIDHWQEQLLAEANGSA encoded by the coding sequence ATGGCTCTCTCTCCGATGATGCAGCAGTATCACGACGCCAAGCAGGTGGCGGGTGATGCGATTTTGCTGTTTCGGATGGGAGACTTCTACGAGCTGTTTCACGAGGATGCGAAAACTTGTGCGCGGGAGTTGGGACTGTCGCTCACCAGCCGCGACAAGGGTGAAAACCCGATCCCGATGGCGGGATTTCCGCACCACCAGCTTGACCAGTATTTGGCGAAGCTGATCGCCCGCGGATTTCGGGCCGCCGTCTGCGAACAGATGGAAGATCCCAAGCAGGCGAAGGGGATCGTCAAACGCGAGGTCGCACGGATCGTGAGCCGCGGGACGGTGACCGACGATTCGCTGCTGGAACCGTCGACGGCGAACTTCCTGCTGGCACTGGCGGCGAGCCCGACGAAGGACGCCTGCGGGTTGGCGTGGGTCGACGTGTCGACCGGGCGGTTCGAGGCGACCGTGACGACCGCGGAACGGCTCGGCGACGAACTCGCTCGCGTGGCGCCGGTGGAAATTCTGGTTCGCGAGGATGCGGGAGAGTTGCCGGGGGAGTGGTGCGAAGGGCGGATGATCACGCGGCGGCCGACGTGGGCCTTCAGCCGTGAGGCGGGCGACGACGCGCTGACGCGGCACTTTGGCGCCCACTCGCTCGACGGGTTCGGTTTTACCGACGACGACGGCCCGGCGATCCAGGCCGCGGGGGCGGTGCTCGACTATCTCAACGAAACGCAGAAGACCTCGCTGGGGCATATCGATCGGCTGATTCCCTACCGCCGCGAGACGCGACTGGAAATCGATCAAGCGACGCGACGGAGTTTGGAAATCAGCCAAACGATCCGCGATGGGCGGCGCGAGGGTTCGCTGCTCGGCGTGATGGATCGGACCGTCACCTCGATGGGCGCTCGGCTGCTGGGCGAATGGCTGGCGGCGCCGCTCACTGACGTGGCGGCGATTGATTCACGACTTGATGCTGTGGGCGAGTTGCACGCCGATCCGTCGTTTACCGGCGACCTGCGCGAGGCGCTCCGTTCGATTTACGACATCGAACGACTGCTGGCCCGCGTGACGACTGGTCGCGCGACGCCGCGAGATCTCAGCTTCGTCGCCAGGACGCTCCGCTGCTTGCCGGTGGTGAAGGCGAAGCTAACGGGGCGAAAGTCGGCGCGGCTGTCGCAGTTGGAAGAGCGGATCGACCTGTGCGGCGACGTGCGGGAGAAGCTGGAGACGGCGCTCGCCGACGATTGTCCGCTGAACGCCCGCGACGGCGGCTTCGTGCGGCCTGGCTTTCATGCGGAACTCGACGAGCAGCGTGAGCTTTCCAAGGGTGGCAAGCAGTGGATCGCCGCCTATCAGGCCGAGGCGATCGAGCGGACCGGCATCGCGTCGATGAAGGTCGGGTTTAACAACGTCTTCGGCTACTACCTCGAAATTACTCACGCCCATCGCGACAAGATTCCGGCCGACTTCATCCGCAAGCAGACGTTGAAGAATGCCGAACGGTATGTGACTCCGGAGCTGAAGGTTCACGAAGAGAAGGTCCTCGCCGCGGAAGAGCGGGCGAAGGATATCGAGTACGACTTGTTCGTCGAGCTGCGCGAGACGGTTGCCGCGGCCGCGCGGCGGATTCTGGCGACGGCCGATGCGCTGGCGGAAATCGACGTGCTGGCGGGGCTGGCGGAACTGGCGCGGTCGCGCAATTACTGCCGGCCGACGATCGTTGCCGAGCCGCGGTTGGAACTGATCGCGGGGCGGCACCCGGTGCTCGATGCGACCGAGGCGGCGGGGACGTTTGTGCCGAACGATACGAGCTGCGAGGGACGAGTCGCGAGTCGCGAGTTGGAACCAGCAGGCGCCGAACTTCCTCCTAATAACTCGCACCCCGCCACTCGCCACTCGATACTCTTGATTACCGGCCCCAACATGGCTGGTAAGAGTACCTACATCCGGCAGACGGCGTTGTTGCAGTTGATGGCGCAGGTCGGCAGCTTTGTGCCGGCGAAGAGTGCGACGGTGGGCGTCGCCGATCGGATCTTCGCCCGCGTCGGAGCCAGCGATGATTTGGCCCGCGGCCGTAGTACGTTCATGGTCGAGATGACCGAGACGGCGCGGATTCTCAACACGGCCACCGCGCGGAGCCTCGTGATTCTCGACGAGATTGGCCGCGGCACGAGCACCTACGACGGGCTGTCGCTCGCGTGGGCAGTGGTCGAGCATTTGCACGATCAGATTGGTTGCCGGACGCTCTTTGCGACGCACTATCACGAATTGACGCAACTGGCGAAGGAGTTGCCGCAGTTAGCGAACTTCAACGTCGCGGTTCGCGAGTGGCAGGACCAAGTGGTGTTCTTGCACCAGATTATCCCCGGGGCGGCGGAGAAGAGCTTCGGCATTCATGTCGCGCAGCTGGCCGGCGTGCCGCGGGAAGTGAATCAGCGGGCGGAGCAGATTCTTGCGAGCCTGGAGAAGGGCTCCGCCGCGGCGAGCCAAAATCGGGCCGAGGACGTAGAACTAACGCGCGTCGACGGTTCGCACGCGGGGGCGAACGGCGTGAAACGCGGACGGCGTCGCGCGGGGGCCCAACTGCAGATGACGTTGTTCGAAGCGGCCGAGCATCCGCTGCTCGAACTCATTCGCGGCGTCGATCTCGACGCGACCAGCCCGCGCGACGCGATGAAGTTAATCGATCACTGGCAGGAGCAACTGCTGGCCGAAGCCAACGGATCTGCTTAG